Sequence from the Desulfuromonadales bacterium genome:
AATCTTCTGCTCCTGCTCAAACAACATCTCTTTCAGCGACAGGTCGTTCAGGCCGTCGCGCTGGCCCGGGGTCGGGGCGGCGTCCTCCCGGGTGATGGTTTCCTCGGGTGAGGTGACAACGAGCCGTTCGACCAGATTTTCAAGTTCGCGCACGTTTCCTTTCCAGGGTCGCGCGACGAGGTCGTTCACCAGTTCGCGGGAGAGTTCCTTGTAGGTCTGATATTTGCGGTTGAAGCGATCGGTGAAGTAGCGGATCAGCAGAGGGATATCCTCGCGCCGTTCGCGCAGTGCCGGCAGGCGGATGGGTACAACATTGAGACGATAGTAGAGGTCTTCGCGAAATTTACCCGCCGTCGCCAGGGCAGCGAGATCCTTGTTGCTGGCGGCGATCAGCCGCACGTCGACGGCAGTGACTTCCCGGCCGCCGACGCGGAAAAACTCCTTGTCCTGAATCACTCCGAGCAGCCTCGACTGCAGGTGCAGCGGCAGCTCGGATACCTCATCGAGAAAAATGGTGCCGCCATCGGCGGTCTCGAAAAGTCCTGCCTTGCCGCGGCGGTCGGCGCCGGTAAAGGCGCCCGACTCATAGCCGAAAAGCTCGGATTCAATCAGCGATTCGGGGATGGCGCCGCAGTTGATCTGCAGAAAAGGCTTGTCCTTGCGGTCGCTGGTACGATGGATCATCCTGGCAATCAGACTCTTGCCAACCCCCGACTCGCCGCTCAGCAGAATGGTCGAGCCGGTATTGGCGACCCGCAGAGCCAGGTCGATGGCGTGGGTCATCGGCGGACTGCAGGTGACGATGTCCTCCGCCCGCAGCAAACGTTCCCGGGCAGTATCTGCATCGATCTCGCGGTTGTAGTTGACGACCGTCAGATCCCAGATGGTGTTGATGACATAGCGGATAGCTCCCTGATCGTCAAAAATCGGCTTCCCCTTGACCAGCAGTTTGCGGTTGGTACGGGTCGAGTAGGTGGCGGTAACCGGCGTCTTGCGCTCGAGGACGAGCAGACTGGCCGAACCGCTGAAGTAGTTGTCCGGCCCGACCAGGTCGTAGAGGCTTCTGCCGGCCAACTCGGCGTTGCTGAAACCGGACATTTCCTCAAAAGTTCGATTGACCCCCACCGTCACCCCCCGGCCGTCGACAACGTAGATGCCGTTCTCGACATTGTCGAA
This genomic interval carries:
- a CDS encoding sigma 54-interacting transcriptional regulator, whose amino-acid sequence is MNRDTARAMDKELLELVFDNVENGIYVVDGRGVTVGVNRTFEEMSGFSNAELAGRSLYDLVGPDNYFSGSASLLVLERKTPVTATYSTRTNRKLLVKGKPIFDDQGAIRYVINTIWDLTVVNYNREIDADTARERLLRAEDIVTCSPPMTHAIDLALRVANTGSTILLSGESGVGKSLIARMIHRTSDRKDKPFLQINCGAIPESLIESELFGYESGAFTGADRRGKAGLFETADGGTIFLDEVSELPLHLQSRLLGVIQDKEFFRVGGREVTAVDVRLIAASNKDLAALATAGKFREDLYYRLNVVPIRLPALRERREDIPLLIRYFTDRFNRKYQTYKELSRELVNDLVARPWKGNVRELENLVERLVVTSPEETITREDAAPTPGQRDGLNDLSLKEMLFEQEQKILLQALRQYGTTRRVAEALGISQASAARKLKEIRSRQRDHAGLGSARDTA